The Delphinus delphis chromosome 10, mDelDel1.2, whole genome shotgun sequence genome includes a region encoding these proteins:
- the HIGD1A gene encoding HIG1 domain family member 1A, mitochondrial isoform X1 has translation MSSDTDVSLSSYDEGQGSKLIRKAREAPFVPIGMAGFAAIVAYGLYKLKSRGNTKMSVHLIHMRVAAQGFVVGAMTLGMGYSMYQEFWAKPKP, from the exons ATGTCAAGTGACAcagatgtttctctttcttcatatGATGAAGGTCAGGGATCTAAACTTATCCGAAAAGCTAGAGAGGCACCATTTGTCCCCATTG GAATGGCAGGTTTTGCAGCAATCGTTGCATATGGATTATATAAACTGAAGAGCAGGGGCAATACTAAAATGTCTGTTCACCTGATCCACATGCGCGTGGCAGCCCAAGGCTTTGTTGTGGGAGCAATGACTCTTG gtATGGGCTATTCCATGTATCAAGAATTCTGGGCAAAACCTAAACCTTAG
- the HIGD1A gene encoding HIG1 domain family member 1A, mitochondrial isoform X2, which produces MIIVFEFCIPGVLLLPCAPESLEGVFLRYRFLGPCPRPSESESSGVAPCSYFKQEDSSITMSSDTDVSLSSYDEGQGSKLIRKAREAPFVPIGMAGFAAIVAYGLYKLKSRGNTKMSVHLIHMRVAAQGFVVGAMTLGMGYSMYQEFWAKPKP; this is translated from the exons ATGATAATCGTATTTGAGTTCTGTATACCAGGGGTTCTCTTGCTTCCCTGTGCACCAGAATCTCTTGAAGGGGTCTTCTTAAGATACAGATTCCTTGGGCCCTGCCCCAGACcatctgaatcagaatcttccgGGGTGGCGCCTTGCAGCTATTTTAAACAG GAAGATTCTTCAATCACCATGTCAAGTGACAcagatgtttctctttcttcatatGATGAAGGTCAGGGATCTAAACTTATCCGAAAAGCTAGAGAGGCACCATTTGTCCCCATTG GAATGGCAGGTTTTGCAGCAATCGTTGCATATGGATTATATAAACTGAAGAGCAGGGGCAATACTAAAATGTCTGTTCACCTGATCCACATGCGCGTGGCAGCCCAAGGCTTTGTTGTGGGAGCAATGACTCTTG gtATGGGCTATTCCATGTATCAAGAATTCTGGGCAAAACCTAAACCTTAG